The genomic DNA AATAATATAATCATAATTTTCTTTAAATTTATTATAGTTTAATCTGACAACTTCGCGGAACAGTCTTTTTATTCTGTTACGCTTAACTGCATTTCCAGTTTTTTTACTAGCTACGAACCCAAACCTTTTTTCATTTAAATTATTGTTTAGGAAAATTATTATTACATATTTAGTATGTTTTTTTTGTCCT from Sebaldella termitidis ATCC 33386 includes the following:
- the rnpA gene encoding ribonuclease P protein component, with translation MITLKKEKEFSKVYQKGQKKHTKYVIIIFLNNNLNEKRFGFVASKKTGNAVKRNRIKRLFREVVRLNYNKFKENYDYIIIGKAVLKDNIDSLKYDTMEKDILKGIIK